The Tenacibaculum jejuense genome includes a window with the following:
- a CDS encoding TonB-dependent receptor — protein sequence MTLKKKYTFLAFIFISNLLFSQKDRDNNYLKNILIGLEKKHKVKFSYADDVIKDKKVNTKLLQLSFKELLVKLADQTDLIFKKVSDRYILILEKDSNSFICGYVKDTYSNQPIFGAEVYLVDNSVGTVTNEKGYFELSGHRKTDTLVISLLGYQSKRVIIPQQKNTKCRHYTIEEHSSELNEILITSYLTDGITKSNNGTIEISPQKRGILPGLTEPDVLQSLQLLPDIQSPNETTSGLHIRGGTPDHNLVLFDGIRVYNPAHFFGMISAFNPYIIDKVNIQTSGVNAKFGNHIAGVIDIETNSKIDSIISGGFGTNLTHADAFLKFPLSKNTAIHVAGRRSLTDAFNSITFQRISDRVFQNSIIATNELNDTENFFEKDNIFFFDDLHVKLLANLGEQDRVSISHIYVNNKLDYRFGNENRSFIQNDDLSVQNFGVSGSWDRIWDDNLKQNTTLYYSKYNLDYTFNGEQTVGIPYTESSIKKNEIREFSLKSSLNTSFNEKHQLGFGVEYIRNKVSFVLGRTFSLFPVNDYRTEEENTNNTIAIFSEYQFKKNKDFNVNLGVRSSYFSIEKKFTFAPRLFLQTKLVDHTWFNISYERKYQNISQLIEFSTSDFGLENKVWSLSNKEEIPILKADQISTGFVFKNNGWLLDLNAYYKNVDGLTSLSRGVTSNSSIILNGESSSKGITSLLKKNFGNYTTWMSYNLGETDFTFPLANNGQAFPDDNDIRHSFFWSHSYRIGQFNFALGWNYRTGIPFTQVVETNDNGFQDFVVNEINGERLTRYHRLDFSATYKFNFSKSKRWKGKLGVSFLNIYNRKNQLQRRFFLTNDGFNDALANEETVSLGFTPNVVFRVEF from the coding sequence ATGACGCTTAAAAAAAAGTACACTTTTCTTGCTTTTATTTTTATTTCGAATCTCCTTTTTTCTCAAAAAGATAGAGACAATAACTACCTTAAAAATATTTTGATAGGCTTAGAGAAAAAACATAAAGTTAAATTCTCGTATGCAGATGATGTTATTAAAGACAAAAAAGTTAATACAAAACTTTTACAACTTTCTTTTAAAGAATTACTTGTTAAACTAGCAGATCAAACCGATTTAATCTTCAAAAAAGTTTCTGATAGATATATTCTTATTTTAGAGAAGGATAGTAATTCATTTATTTGCGGTTATGTGAAAGACACCTATTCTAATCAACCTATTTTTGGAGCAGAAGTTTACCTAGTAGATAATTCTGTAGGAACTGTTACTAATGAAAAAGGATATTTTGAGTTATCTGGACATCGAAAAACAGATACCTTGGTTATTTCTTTATTAGGATACCAATCAAAACGAGTAATTATACCTCAACAAAAGAACACCAAATGCAGGCACTACACTATTGAAGAGCATTCTTCTGAATTAAATGAAATCCTGATTACAAGCTATTTAACAGATGGAATTACAAAAAGTAATAATGGAACTATAGAAATTTCTCCTCAGAAGAGAGGAATTTTACCTGGATTAACAGAACCTGATGTACTTCAAAGTTTACAGTTATTACCAGACATCCAAAGTCCGAACGAAACAACTTCTGGTTTACATATCAGAGGCGGAACTCCAGACCATAATCTTGTCCTTTTTGATGGAATTCGAGTTTATAATCCTGCACATTTTTTCGGAATGATTTCCGCTTTCAATCCTTATATAATTGATAAAGTAAACATTCAAACCAGTGGTGTAAATGCGAAATTTGGAAATCACATTGCTGGGGTAATTGATATAGAAACTAACTCTAAAATAGATTCTATAATTTCTGGTGGATTTGGAACAAACTTAACTCATGCTGATGCTTTTTTGAAATTTCCGTTGAGTAAAAACACGGCCATTCATGTTGCTGGTAGAAGATCTTTAACTGATGCTTTTAATAGTATTACATTTCAAAGAATCTCTGATCGTGTTTTTCAAAATTCAATTATAGCCACTAATGAACTCAACGATACTGAAAACTTTTTTGAAAAAGACAACATCTTCTTTTTTGATGATTTACATGTTAAACTTCTTGCTAACTTAGGAGAACAAGATCGTGTTTCAATCAGTCATATATACGTTAATAATAAATTAGATTACAGATTTGGTAATGAAAATAGAAGTTTCATACAAAATGATGATCTGTCTGTTCAAAACTTTGGTGTTAGTGGTTCTTGGGATAGGATTTGGGACGATAACTTGAAGCAAAACACAACCTTATATTATTCTAAATACAACTTAGACTACACTTTTAACGGAGAACAAACAGTTGGAATTCCGTATACTGAATCTTCCATTAAAAAGAATGAAATTAGGGAATTTAGTTTAAAATCTTCATTAAATACATCTTTTAATGAAAAACATCAGCTAGGTTTTGGCGTTGAATATATTAGAAACAAAGTAAGTTTTGTTTTAGGTAGAACATTTTCTCTTTTTCCTGTTAATGATTACAGAACAGAAGAAGAAAACACGAATAATACTATTGCTATATTTTCTGAATATCAATTTAAAAAGAACAAAGATTTTAATGTGAATTTAGGAGTAAGAAGCAGCTATTTTTCTATTGAAAAAAAATTCACTTTTGCTCCTCGATTATTCTTACAAACGAAATTAGTTGACCATACTTGGTTTAATATTTCTTATGAAAGAAAATACCAGAATATTAGCCAATTAATAGAATTCTCCACTAGTGATTTCGGTTTAGAAAATAAAGTTTGGAGTCTTTCTAACAAAGAAGAAATTCCGATTTTAAAAGCAGATCAGATTTCTACTGGCTTTGTTTTTAAAAACAATGGTTGGCTGTTAGATCTTAATGCATATTATAAAAATGTAGATGGGTTAACTTCACTTTCAAGAGGAGTAACTTCAAATTCTAGTATTATACTAAATGGAGAAAGTAGTTCGAAAGGAATTACCTCATTATTAAAAAAGAATTTTGGTAATTACACCACTTGGATGAGTTATAATTTAGGAGAAACAGACTTTACATTTCCCCTTGCTAATAATGGTCAAGCATTCCCAGATGACAATGATATTCGACATAGTTTTTTTTGGTCTCATAGTTATCGTATTGGACAATTTAATTTTGCTTTAGGTTGGAATTACAGAACAGGAATTCCTTTTACACAAGTTGTAGAAACTAACGATAATGGTTTTCAAGATTTTGTTGTAAATGAAATTAACGGGGAACGATTAACACGTTATCATCGTTTAGATTTTTCTGCAACCTACAAATTCAATTTTTCTAAAAGTAAGCGTTGGAAGGGAAAGCTAGGAGTTTCTTTTCTCAATATTTACAATAGAAAGAACCAACTACAAAGACGTTTTTTTCTTACCAATGATGGTTTCAATGATGCTCTTGCAAACGAAGAAACTGTTTCTTTGGGTTTTACTC
- a CDS encoding FecR family protein — protein MEINKDETFLAKWMNGELNAEELEAFKKHPDFPLYEKIVFKSEKLAAPPYDKQKLLSKVKEEIEDTKKPKVVSLYSKLTILAAASVLILFSVFYFKNSATVYNTSFGEKLAVNLPDDSEVILNAKSSISFKENKWSTDRTINLKGEAFFKVNKGKTFTVETSLGKVTVLGTQFNVNIEDDLLEVNCYEGKVKVTINEKDVFLTKGKAFRITKDTSKEWEFKATNPSWQNGESTFNSVPLKYVIRAITDQYNVEINATEDINLNYLYTGAFTHKDLKIALETVFTPLKIKTEFTNKSTILLVKH, from the coding sequence ATGGAAATCAATAAAGATGAAACTTTTTTAGCCAAGTGGATGAATGGTGAATTAAATGCTGAAGAATTAGAAGCGTTTAAAAAGCATCCTGATTTTCCATTATATGAAAAGATTGTTTTTAAATCAGAAAAATTAGCTGCTCCACCTTATGATAAACAAAAACTTTTATCAAAAGTAAAGGAAGAAATTGAAGATACTAAAAAACCAAAAGTAGTTTCTTTATACTCAAAACTTACTATTCTAGCAGCTGCATCTGTATTAATTTTATTTAGTGTTTTCTATTTTAAAAATTCTGCAACTGTATACAATACTAGTTTCGGAGAAAAATTAGCTGTTAATTTACCAGACGATTCTGAGGTAATATTAAATGCTAAGTCTTCTATTTCTTTTAAAGAAAACAAATGGTCGACAGATAGAACAATCAATTTAAAAGGAGAAGCTTTTTTCAAAGTAAACAAAGGAAAAACATTTACTGTAGAAACTAGTTTAGGGAAAGTAACTGTTTTAGGAACTCAATTTAATGTAAATATTGAAGATGATCTTTTAGAAGTAAACTGTTATGAAGGAAAAGTAAAAGTAACCATAAACGAAAAAGATGTATTTCTTACTAAAGGAAAGGCATTTAGAATTACAAAAGACACAAGTAAAGAGTGGGAATTTAAAGCAACCAACCCTAGTTGGCAGAATGGAGAAAGCACATTTAATAGTGTACCTTTAAAATACGTGATAAGAGCGATTACCGATCAATATAATGTAGAAATAAACGCAACTGAAGACATAAATTTAAACTATCTTTACACTGGTGCATTTACTCATAAAGATTTAAAAATAGCTTTAGAAACTGTTTTTACCCCATTAAAAATTAAAACTGAGTTTACAAATAAAAGCACCATTTTACTCGTTAAACATTAA
- a CDS encoding RNA polymerase sigma factor, with protein MEQENSICKPKVFEEVFDTHSESLRNYMFYKCGDVDLAEDFVQESYVRLWKNCAKVLITKAKSYLFTVATNLFLNHVAHKKVVLKHQKTQEKKYTYETPEFLLEEKEFMVKLQNAISELSEKQREVFLLNRIDKKKYSEIAEMLGISVKAVEKRISAALKKLREKIDVI; from the coding sequence ATGGAGCAAGAAAATTCAATATGTAAACCCAAAGTTTTTGAGGAAGTGTTCGACACACATTCTGAAAGTCTTAGAAATTATATGTTTTATAAATGTGGTGATGTAGATTTAGCGGAAGATTTCGTTCAAGAAAGCTATGTTCGACTTTGGAAAAATTGTGCTAAAGTTCTTATAACTAAAGCTAAATCGTATTTATTTACTGTAGCTACAAATTTATTTTTAAACCATGTAGCTCACAAAAAAGTAGTTTTAAAACATCAAAAAACTCAAGAAAAAAAATACACTTATGAAACACCTGAATTTCTTTTAGAAGAGAAAGAATTTATGGTAAAACTTCAAAATGCAATAAGTGAATTATCTGAAAAACAACGCGAGGTTTTTTTATTAAATAGAATTGACAAGAAAAAATATTCTGAAATTGCAGAAATGTTAGGAATATCTGTAAAAGCAGTTGAAAAAAGAATTTCTGCAGCTTTAAAAAAGCTCAGAGAAAAAATAGATGTAATATAG
- a CDS encoding putative zinc-binding metallopeptidase: MKNFKQVFKFLFLVAFTLSIVTSCSDDEVIIPADTVLPDTTNPTGDGNQGGTSDQGEITLYKVNGNKINKIQDYKVAGEDLAYQKDIAKHNQIWDLVLKIVPLNQLKKVGEFVIYNGTPTGSAGFVVQIKEDLSSWKMGIAINYAYEGGFNNRGELAYTIIHEFGHVLTLNNTQLDSSQTNCGTYNPGEGCAKSNAYINELYQKYWADIWTAYEKANNEGEEALNNFYQANRDRFVTNYAATNPAEDIAEVFATYVTKRDIAAGNTIAEKKMLLMNNRKEIVDFRNHIRKNLNLRGRGADSFILPEPGKWKEANRIGKSCRRHKH; encoded by the coding sequence ATGAAAAATTTTAAACAAGTGTTCAAGTTTTTATTTTTAGTAGCATTTACATTAAGTATAGTTACAAGTTGTAGTGATGATGAAGTAATAATTCCAGCTGATACTGTCTTACCAGATACGACCAATCCAACTGGAGATGGTAATCAAGGAGGAACAAGTGATCAAGGAGAAATCACATTATATAAAGTCAATGGTAATAAGATAAACAAAATTCAAGATTATAAAGTTGCAGGTGAAGATTTAGCTTATCAGAAAGATATCGCAAAACATAACCAGATTTGGGATTTAGTTTTAAAAATTGTTCCGCTAAATCAGTTAAAAAAGGTAGGAGAATTTGTTATTTACAATGGAACTCCAACAGGTAGCGCAGGTTTTGTAGTTCAAATAAAAGAAGATTTATCAAGCTGGAAAATGGGAATTGCAATTAACTATGCTTACGAAGGAGGTTTTAACAATAGAGGAGAATTAGCTTACACCATTATTCATGAATTCGGACATGTATTAACGTTAAACAATACACAATTAGACTCAAGTCAGACTAATTGTGGAACATATAATCCAGGTGAAGGATGTGCAAAATCTAATGCATACATAAATGAGTTATATCAAAAGTATTGGGCAGATATTTGGACAGCTTACGAAAAGGCGAATAATGAAGGAGAAGAAGCTTTAAATAATTTTTACCAAGCAAACAGAGATCGATTTGTAACTAATTATGCAGCGACTAATCCAGCAGAAGACATAGCTGAAGTTTTTGCTACTTATGTTACCAAAAGAGATATTGCTGCAGGGAATACAATAGCAGAAAAGAAAATGCTATTAATGAATAATAGAAAAGAAATTGTAGACTTTAGAAATCATATTCGTAAAAACTTAAACCTTAGAGGTAGAGGAGCAGATAGTTTTATTTTACCTGAGCCAGGAAAGTGGAAAGAAGCAAATAGAATTGGAAAATCTTGTAGACGTCACAAGCATTAA
- a CDS encoding DUF6438 domain-containing protein produces MKQLYIVIILLIVSCSTTKNFSEDKIHYRKTACLGKCPVFDLYVYDNGKVIFNGVNNTKIKGEATYHISAQQVKLLKGELSKLSSVVDSESKKGRDLPKTIVNFDNKTLAFKGNKNLIVFNNLLKQLDLLH; encoded by the coding sequence ATGAAACAGTTATATATCGTCATAATCCTTTTGATAGTGAGTTGTTCAACAACAAAGAATTTTTCAGAAGATAAAATCCATTATAGAAAAACAGCATGTTTAGGGAAATGTCCTGTTTTTGATTTATATGTATACGATAATGGAAAAGTAATTTTTAACGGTGTAAATAATACAAAAATCAAAGGAGAAGCAACATATCATATTTCCGCACAACAGGTGAAATTATTAAAAGGAGAATTATCGAAACTATCTTCTGTAGTTGATTCTGAAAGTAAAAAAGGAAGAGATTTACCTAAAACAATCGTTAATTTCGATAATAAGACTTTAGCTTTCAAAGGGAATAAAAACTTAATCGTATTTAATAATCTACTAAAGCAGCTAGATCTTTTACATTAG
- a CDS encoding SRPBCC family protein, which translates to MKIYRLQKKQNLPITVEKAWEFLSDPKNLKEITPDYMGFNILSGADRPMYSGQIIQYIVTPILGIKTKWVTEITHVRHQKYFVDEQRFGPYALWHHKHFIKEIDGGIEMEDIIDYKIPLGILGQMVHPFLVKPKLEEIFSYRQTKLIELFGEYNG; encoded by the coding sequence ATGAAAATATATCGTCTTCAAAAAAAACAAAACTTACCGATAACTGTTGAGAAAGCTTGGGAATTTTTATCGGATCCGAAAAATTTAAAAGAGATTACACCCGATTATATGGGATTTAATATTCTCTCTGGTGCAGATAGACCAATGTATTCTGGTCAAATTATTCAGTACATCGTTACACCTATCTTAGGAATTAAAACCAAATGGGTTACAGAAATTACTCATGTACGACATCAAAAATATTTTGTAGATGAGCAACGTTTTGGCCCTTATGCACTGTGGCATCACAAACACTTTATTAAAGAAATAGACGGAGGAATTGAAATGGAAGATATTATTGATTATAAAATTCCATTAGGTATTTTAGGTCAAATGGTTCATCCGTTTTTAGTAAAACCAAAACTAGAAGAGATTTTTAGTTATCGTCAAACAAAATTAATAGAGCTTTTTGGAGAATACAATGGATAA
- a CDS encoding cryptochrome/photolyase family protein, producing MDKISIFWFRRDLRIDDNHGLLEALQSGRKILPIFIFDKNILDKLPKKDARLEFIHSRLSLLHKTFQEKGGNLSTFYSTPIEAFETLTEKFAIENVYTNKDYEPYALDRDHNIEEFLFSKGIGFKSFKDHVIFEEKEVVKDDGNPYKVYTPYSKKWLAKFKTIPLNLFPSEEHLDQIFTSESKGIHSMSELGFEPSGIKIPDYDVSQQIIDEYEAKRNFPAVKGTSKLGLHLRFGSYSTRKAVQEANKSENITFLKELIWREFFIQILWHYPHTVKDSFKPQYDRIEWRNNEEDFKRWCEGKTGYPLVDAGMRELNKTGFMHNRVRMLVGSFLCKHLLIDWRWGEAYFAEKLLDFELSSNVGNWQWVAGCGVDAAPYFRIFNPTTQIKKFDKELKYIKKWVPEFQELTYAKEMVDHKFARERCLTTYKNALNADS from the coding sequence ATGGATAAAATTTCAATTTTTTGGTTCAGAAGAGATTTACGAATTGATGATAACCACGGATTATTAGAAGCACTTCAAAGTGGAAGAAAAATTCTACCAATATTTATTTTTGATAAAAATATTTTAGATAAACTTCCTAAGAAAGATGCCAGATTAGAGTTTATCCATTCAAGATTATCATTATTACATAAAACTTTTCAAGAAAAAGGGGGGAACTTGTCTACTTTTTATAGTACACCTATAGAAGCTTTTGAAACGCTTACTGAAAAGTTTGCTATAGAAAATGTATATACCAACAAAGATTATGAACCTTATGCGCTAGATAGAGATCATAATATTGAAGAGTTTTTATTTTCAAAAGGAATCGGATTTAAATCTTTCAAAGATCATGTAATTTTTGAAGAAAAAGAAGTGGTTAAAGACGATGGAAATCCATATAAAGTTTACACACCTTATTCTAAAAAGTGGTTAGCTAAATTCAAAACAATCCCTCTGAATTTGTTTCCTTCAGAAGAACACTTAGATCAAATATTTACTTCAGAAAGTAAGGGTATTCATTCAATGTCTGAATTAGGTTTTGAACCTTCGGGAATAAAAATCCCAGATTATGATGTGAGTCAACAAATTATAGATGAATACGAAGCCAAACGAAATTTTCCAGCTGTAAAAGGAACATCAAAGTTAGGTTTGCATTTACGATTCGGAAGTTACTCTACAAGAAAAGCAGTTCAAGAAGCTAACAAAAGTGAGAATATTACTTTTTTAAAAGAATTAATTTGGCGTGAATTTTTTATTCAAATTCTTTGGCATTATCCGCATACAGTAAAAGATTCTTTTAAACCACAATACGACAGGATAGAATGGCGAAATAATGAAGAAGACTTTAAACGCTGGTGTGAAGGTAAAACAGGATATCCATTAGTAGATGCAGGGATGCGAGAATTAAACAAAACTGGCTTCATGCACAATAGAGTTCGTATGTTGGTTGGAAGTTTTTTATGCAAGCATTTACTAATTGATTGGAGATGGGGAGAAGCTTATTTTGCTGAAAAATTATTAGATTTTGAATTGTCTAGTAATGTAGGAAACTGGCAATGGGTTGCAGGTTGTGGTGTAGATGCGGCTCCGTATTTTAGAATTTTTAACCCAACTACTCAAATTAAGAAGTTTGATAAAGAATTAAAATATATTAAAAAGTGGGTTCCAGAATTTCAGGAACTTACTTATGCAAAAGAAATGGTTGATCATAAGTTTGCAAGGGAACGCTGTTTAACAACATATAAAAATGCGTTAAATGCTGATTCTTAA
- a CDS encoding nuclear transport factor 2 family protein yields the protein MTTQEVANQWAQMCREGKNLDCITELYADNVVSKEMPGVPYGEIVSGKQEVFEKSKQWLENVVEFHASEISDPVVADNHFTSKMAFDVTFKDRGRQQMEEVCVFEVKDGKITNEQFFYTM from the coding sequence ATGACCACACAAGAAGTTGCAAACCAATGGGCACAAATGTGCAGAGAAGGAAAGAATTTAGATTGTATTACAGAATTGTACGCAGATAATGTTGTAAGTAAGGAAATGCCTGGTGTTCCATACGGAGAAATTGTTTCGGGAAAACAAGAAGTTTTTGAAAAGAGTAAACAATGGTTAGAAAACGTAGTAGAATTTCATGCTTCAGAAATTTCTGATCCTGTTGTTGCAGATAATCATTTTACTTCAAAGATGGCTTTCGATGTTACCTTTAAAGACAGAGGAAGACAACAAATGGAAGAAGTTTGTGTATTTGAAGTAAAAGATGGTAAAATAACAAATGAACAGTTTTTTTACACGATGTAA
- a CDS encoding DUF4230 domain-containing protein, translating into MRFLRYVAVFFIGFLVAKFWYDKEEEKHQTEEIKVMVNQIENLSKLVVSQGTYSEMYSFSDTKKYFFDYVHFQKKAMLSVNAKVEVGYDLSKLDIQIDSVAKQIIINKIPEEEITISPDIKYFDLQQSKFNTFSKEELNKLSDKATKMIEETIEFTSQKKEAKARLFEELSKIYQLSKIYDWAVVDNTNTFKEIPLLD; encoded by the coding sequence ATGCGTTTTCTTAGGTATGTAGCTGTTTTTTTTATAGGTTTTTTGGTTGCTAAGTTTTGGTACGATAAAGAAGAAGAGAAACATCAAACAGAAGAAATTAAAGTTATGGTAAATCAGATTGAAAACCTGAGTAAACTAGTTGTTTCTCAAGGAACGTATTCTGAAATGTATAGCTTTTCTGATACTAAAAAATACTTTTTTGATTATGTCCATTTTCAAAAGAAAGCTATGTTGTCTGTGAATGCAAAGGTCGAAGTGGGCTACGATTTATCGAAGTTGGATATTCAGATTGATAGTGTAGCAAAGCAAATTATTATAAATAAAATTCCAGAAGAAGAGATTACCATTTCGCCAGATATTAAATATTTTGATTTACAACAAAGTAAGTTCAATACGTTTTCTAAAGAAGAATTAAATAAATTAAGTGATAAAGCCACAAAAATGATAGAAGAAACCATAGAGTTTACTTCACAGAAGAAAGAAGCAAAAGCACGTTTATTTGAAGAGTTATCTAAAATTTATCAATTGTCAAAAATATACGACTGGGCAGTAGTAGATAATACTAATACCTTTAAAGAAATTCCGTTATTAGATTAA
- a CDS encoding DUF6691 family protein: protein MKYLRFLLIGILFGIILTKSEAVSWYRMFEMFKFQSFHMYGIIGTAVLFSMCFMYLFKKGIVKDYLGNKILVKQKPKEYKRALIGGTIFGLGWALAGACPAPIFTLLGNGVVSILIVLLGSLIGTFIYGLLSNKLPK, encoded by the coding sequence ATGAAATACTTACGTTTTTTACTAATTGGAATTCTATTCGGTATTATTTTAACAAAATCTGAAGCTGTTTCTTGGTATCGAATGTTTGAAATGTTCAAGTTTCAATCCTTTCATATGTATGGAATAATTGGAACAGCAGTGCTATTTTCTATGTGTTTTATGTATCTTTTTAAAAAAGGAATAGTTAAAGATTATTTAGGCAATAAAATTTTAGTTAAACAGAAACCTAAAGAATACAAAAGAGCTTTAATTGGCGGAACTATTTTTGGTTTAGGCTGGGCTTTAGCAGGAGCTTGTCCTGCTCCTATTTTCACACTATTAGGAAATGGAGTAGTTTCTATACTTATTGTTCTATTAGGGAGCTTAATTGGTACTTTTATTTATGGTTTACTAAGTAATAAACTACCAAAATAA
- a CDS encoding YeeE/YedE family protein has translation MNYLLEPWPWYASGFLIAIVLFLFFYFGKNFGVSTNLETLCTISGANKFSDYFKKDWKERDWALVFLIGLIIGGFIASNYLSNQVPIDLNPKTITELNELGFANAGNTLVPDELFDLKNVFTLKGILILLIAGICIGFGTRYAGGCTSGHAITGLSSLQLPSLIAVIGFFIGGLVMVWLIFPLLFS, from the coding sequence ATGAATTACTTATTAGAACCATGGCCTTGGTATGCATCTGGTTTTTTAATTGCCATTGTTTTATTCCTGTTTTTTTACTTTGGAAAAAACTTTGGTGTTTCAACAAACTTAGAAACGCTGTGCACTATTAGCGGAGCAAACAAATTCTCTGACTACTTTAAAAAAGACTGGAAAGAAAGAGATTGGGCTTTGGTCTTTTTAATCGGTCTGATCATTGGAGGATTTATAGCTAGTAATTATCTTTCTAATCAAGTGCCAATTGATTTAAATCCGAAAACAATAACTGAGCTAAATGAATTAGGTTTTGCTAATGCTGGTAACACATTAGTTCCAGATGAGTTATTTGACTTAAAAAATGTATTCACACTAAAGGGAATTTTGATATTATTAATTGCTGGAATTTGCATTGGCTTTGGAACTCGTTATGCTGGAGGTTGTACTTCTGGTCATGCAATAACAGGTCTAAGTAGCTTACAATTACCTTCTTTAATAGCTGTAATCGGCTTTTTTATTGGAGGTTTAGTAATGGTTTGGTTAATTTTCCCACTTTTATTCTCTTAA
- a CDS encoding 3-deoxy-D-manno-octulosonic acid transferase, translating into MNFLYNILIHVAYFIIQCLNLFNKKLKLFVNGRKETFKKLASINSNDRVFWIHAASLGEFEQARPIIEKLKIKYPNHKIVVTFFSPSGYEIRKNYHLADVVCYLPFDTKRNVKRFIKLVHPDLAIIVKYEFWPNLLNELKKSNTTTILVSGIFRKEQLFFKSYGQWMRKFLHTFSFFFVQNEISKELLNDINLKNVDVSGDTRFDRVSEILNQDNTIETIELFKNNTYTVVAGSTWKEDDECIVNYINNQAKKDEKFIIAPHNIDKSKIEELRNSILEKTILYSERNNVNLSEYKVLIIDNIGLLAKIYSYANAAYVGGGLATGLHNILEPATFGIPIIFGGNKHQKFQEALDLIAIGGAKTILNTSDFSNIFTILKKDINLRVKMGNINQNYIQHNVGATQKILNYIEKNIPS; encoded by the coding sequence ATGAATTTTCTTTATAACATTCTCATTCATGTCGCCTACTTTATTATACAGTGTCTAAATCTGTTTAATAAAAAACTTAAACTGTTTGTTAATGGACGTAAAGAGACTTTTAAAAAATTGGCTTCAATTAACTCTAATGATCGTGTTTTCTGGATTCATGCTGCTTCTTTAGGCGAATTTGAACAAGCAAGACCTATCATTGAAAAACTGAAAATTAAATATCCCAATCATAAAATTGTAGTTACTTTCTTCTCTCCTTCAGGATATGAAATCAGAAAAAATTATCATCTAGCAGATGTTGTTTGCTATTTACCTTTCGATACCAAAAGAAATGTAAAACGTTTTATAAAATTAGTGCATCCTGATTTAGCTATTATTGTCAAATATGAATTCTGGCCTAATTTATTGAATGAACTAAAAAAGTCTAATACTACAACCATTTTAGTTTCTGGAATATTTAGAAAAGAGCAACTGTTTTTTAAGTCTTACGGACAATGGATGCGTAAGTTTTTGCATACTTTTTCTTTCTTTTTTGTTCAAAATGAAATCTCTAAAGAATTATTAAATGACATTAATCTAAAAAATGTAGATGTTTCTGGTGATACAAGATTCGATCGTGTTTCTGAAATTCTAAATCAAGATAATACTATTGAAACTATAGAATTATTTAAAAATAACACATACACAGTTGTAGCTGGAAGTACATGGAAAGAAGATGATGAATGCATCGTAAACTACATAAATAATCAGGCTAAGAAAGATGAAAAGTTCATTATTGCTCCACATAATATTGATAAAAGTAAGATTGAAGAATTGAGGAATAGTATCTTAGAAAAAACAATCTTGTATTCTGAAAGAAACAATGTTAATCTTTCAGAATACAAAGTTCTTATTATTGATAATATTGGACTACTTGCGAAAATATATTCTTACGCTAATGCCGCTTATGTTGGAGGTGGTTTGGCAACCGGTTTACATAATATTTTAGAACCTGCTACATTTGGCATTCCTATTATTTTTGGTGGAAATAAACATCAAAAATTTCAAGAAGCATTAGATTTAATTGCAATTGGAGGTGCTAAAACTATATTAAATACTAGCGATTTTTCTAATATCTTTACTATCCTAAAAAAAGACATTAACCTGAGAGTTAAAATGGGTAATATCAATCAGAATTACATTCAACATAATGTTGGTGCTACTCAAAAAATACTCAACTATATTGAAAAAAATATCCCATCATGA